A DNA window from Engystomops pustulosus chromosome 6, aEngPut4.maternal, whole genome shotgun sequence contains the following coding sequences:
- the AOC3 gene encoding amine oxidase [copper-containing] 3 isoform X1, translating to MNLKAVLTLLAVALVTILALVCVLLSGTGKSPESCSSQPKHGNLKSNMAQQSDKGSVFADLTPEEFSATVDYLKKNLDTKLVSAADAKPTENCIYYVDVKYPPKQQVVDYLDRGGEKPKREALAVVFFGDQEEPNITEYVVGPFPNPSYHRDITLEKFNEKLPYHRRPVIGKEYVDAYDLVYQKEFSTAPQFLKALGYDGSNFAALTTVPRGFQSGDRSTWFVLFLKMLESCFAVQPVGLELLLDHKSLDVSKWKVTKVFYNGAYFSNMAELEKQFNAGEVEVIEIQKVTADNDIGSMNPKVTPQPGAPLQFNPGGNRYTVQKNQVTFQSWSFTYGMNANSGLRLFDIRFNNERIAYEISTQEAIALYGSNAPGGMITRYMDGSFGIGRFSFELVMGVDCPYLATYIDASHLLESETPETTKNAICIFEQNLGVPLRRHYSNMHSMYYGGLASTVLIVRTVSTLINYDYVWDFIFYQNGVIEAKIHATGYISSSFYFADGKEYGSRVGEHTLGTLHTHFINYKVDLDVGGIHNSIMTQDMKFDPFNIPWEPEAKIQRPKVVRSVLETENQAAFELHSKVPRYIHFSSNATNKWGHPRSYRVQIVSFAGDYLPEESPVEKAMGWARYKLSVTKRKDEEGESSSIYNQNDPWNPTVTFSDFINNEDIQNQDLVAWITVGFLHIPHSEDLPNTATTGNAVGFFLRPYNYFDIDPSVNSPDGVFFHSKQNYESCESNPIACLPETASCAPKMPPFTYKGFKNLVNL from the exons ATGAACCTGAAGGCTGTGCTCACACTCTTGGCTGTGGCATTGGTAACTATCTTGGCATTGGTTTGTGTTTTACTATCGGGAACAGGAAAGTCTCCAGAAAGCTGTTCTTCTCAGCCGAAGCATGGAAATCTTAAATCCAATATGGCACAACAAAGTGATAAAGGCTCCGTATTTGCTGACCTGACACCAGAAGAATTCTCCGCAACTGTTGACTACCTGAAAAAAAATCTTGACACAAAATTGGTCAGTGCGGCTGATGCGAAACCTACAGAAAATTGTATTTACTATGTTGATGTCAAATACCCACCGAAACAACAGGTCGTAGATTACTTAGATCGAGGAGGAGAAAAACCTAAACGAGAAGCTCTTGCTGTTGTCTTCTTTGGAGATCAAGAGGAACCTAATATTACAGAATACGTGGTAGGTCCTTTCCCCAATCCATCATACCACCGTGACATTACATTGGAAAAATTTAACGAAAAACTCCCTTACCACCGCAGGCCTGTGATTGGCAAAGAGTATGTTGATGCTTATGATTTAGTTTACCAAAAGGAATTTTCTACGGCACCACAGTTCTTAAAAGCTCTTGGGTACGATGGATCCAATTTTGCTGCTCTTACCACGGTGCCAAGAGGCTTCCAATCTGGGGATCGAAGCACTTGGTTCGTCTTGTTCTTAAAAATGCTAGAAAGCTGTTTTGCTGTCCAACCAGTTGGACTGGAGCTACTTCTGGATCACAAAAGTCTGGATGTCTCAAAATGGAAAGTAACCAAAGTTTTCTATAATGGCGCTTACTTCTCAAATATGGCTGAGCTGGAGAAGCAATTCAATGCAGGGGAAGTTGAAGTTATAGAAATCCAAAAAGTTACAGCAGATAATGATATTGGTTCTATGAATCCAAAGGTCACTCCTCAACCTGGAGCACCACTGCAGTTCAACCCAGGGGGTAATCGGTACACAGTTCAGAAGAACCAAGTTACTTTTCAATCATGGAGCTTTACCTATGGCATGAATGCAAACTCTGGTCTGCGTCTTTTCGATATTCGATTTAACAACGAACGCATTGCCTATGAAATTAGTACTCAGGAAGCCATTGCACTTTATGGATCTAATGCACCTGGAGGGATGATTACCAGATACATGGATGGTAGCTTTGGCATTGGAAGATTCTCATTTGAATTAGTGATGGGTGTTGACTGCCCTTATCTTGCCACTTATATTGATGCTAGTCATCTATTGGAATCTGAAACACCTGAAACAACTAAGAATGCCATATGCATTTTTGAGCAAAACCTGGGTGTACCCCTTCGACGTCACTATTCCAATATGCACTCCATGTATTATGGAGGACTTGCCAGTACTGTTTTAATTGTCAGAACAGTTTCGACTCTTATTAATTATGATTATGTTTGGGATTTTATCTTCTATCAAAATGGAGTTATTGAAGCCAAAATCCATGCCACGGGATATATCAGCTCTTCATTCTACTTTGCTGATGGAAAAGAGTATGGGTCAAGGGTTGGTGAACATACATTGGGAACTCTTCATACACATTTTATCAATTACAAAGTGGATTTGGATGTTGGAG GAATTCACAATTCAATTATGACTCAAGATATGAAGTTCGATCCTTTTAACATACCATGGGAACCAGAGGCCAAGATACAAAGACCAAAGGTGGTCCGAAGTGTTCTGGAGACAGAGAACCAAGCAGCATTTGAACTACATTCCAAGGTGCCCCGTTATATCCACTTCTCAAGTAATGCAACCAACAAATGGGGTCATCCGCGTTCCTACAGAGTCCAAATAGTCAGCTTTGCTGGAGACTATTTACCAGAAGAAAGTCCAGTTGAGAAAGCAATGGGATGGGCCAG GTACAAATTATCAGTGACCAAACGAAAGGATGAAGAGGGTGAAAGTAGCTCCATCTATAATCAAAATGATCCCTGGAATCCCACTGTGACATTCTCTGACTTTATAAACAATGAGGATATACAAAACCAG GACCTGGTAGCCTGGATCACTGTTGGGTTCCTTCACATTCCCCACTCTGAGGACCTTCCAAACACAGCCACCACAGGCAATGCTGTGGGTTTTTTTCTCAGGCCTTATAACTATTTTGACATAGATCCTTCTGTGAATTCACCAGATGGAGTGTTTTTCCATAGTAAACAAAACTATGAGTCTTGTGAATCTAACCCTATTGCCTGCTTACCTGAAACTGCATCCTGCGCCCCCAAGATGCCACCTTTTActtataaaggttttaaaaatctgGTGAATTTATAA
- the AOC3 gene encoding amine oxidase [copper-containing] 3 isoform X2: MGRIHNSIMTQDMKFDPFNIPWEPEAKIQRPKVVRSVLETENQAAFELHSKVPRYIHFSSNATNKWGHPRSYRVQIVSFAGDYLPEESPVEKAMGWARYKLSVTKRKDEEGESSSIYNQNDPWNPTVTFSDFINNEDIQNQDLVAWITVGFLHIPHSEDLPNTATTGNAVGFFLRPYNYFDIDPSVNSPDGVFFHSKQNYESCESNPIACLPETASCAPKMPPFTYKGFKNLVNL, from the exons ATGGgaa GAATTCACAATTCAATTATGACTCAAGATATGAAGTTCGATCCTTTTAACATACCATGGGAACCAGAGGCCAAGATACAAAGACCAAAGGTGGTCCGAAGTGTTCTGGAGACAGAGAACCAAGCAGCATTTGAACTACATTCCAAGGTGCCCCGTTATATCCACTTCTCAAGTAATGCAACCAACAAATGGGGTCATCCGCGTTCCTACAGAGTCCAAATAGTCAGCTTTGCTGGAGACTATTTACCAGAAGAAAGTCCAGTTGAGAAAGCAATGGGATGGGCCAG GTACAAATTATCAGTGACCAAACGAAAGGATGAAGAGGGTGAAAGTAGCTCCATCTATAATCAAAATGATCCCTGGAATCCCACTGTGACATTCTCTGACTTTATAAACAATGAGGATATACAAAACCAG GACCTGGTAGCCTGGATCACTGTTGGGTTCCTTCACATTCCCCACTCTGAGGACCTTCCAAACACAGCCACCACAGGCAATGCTGTGGGTTTTTTTCTCAGGCCTTATAACTATTTTGACATAGATCCTTCTGTGAATTCACCAGATGGAGTGTTTTTCCATAGTAAACAAAACTATGAGTCTTGTGAATCTAACCCTATTGCCTGCTTACCTGAAACTGCATCCTGCGCCCCCAAGATGCCACCTTTTActtataaaggttttaaaaatctgGTGAATTTATAA
- the LOC140064683 gene encoding amine oxidase [copper-containing] 3-like, with amino-acid sequence MNAKIVTLLMVLALATIAALLCVLFLGPKIKSCSSGNQKTSVLKHDDQSLVFADLTPEEIAHVVEYLKKTINENLVDISNAKPSSNCIYSVELLPPRKQDALLYLDKGGPKPRREAMAVVYFGSHSEPEIKEYVVGPLPNPTYKNDVTLQRYKSKLPYHRRPVIGSEYSQIRQYFMLKEFPKAKSFLKEVLDYNESDNEFFAALTSAPRGFASGERKTWFGIFYNTKGSGYFLHPTGLEFLLNHKSLDWDKWNVHKVFYNGEYFENLSDLEEKYKKGQLKVVKMKKPQKKDDIASLDPPKSSVSDIPLQYEPQGVRYSVKNNQVLFQHWRFAFGVNVNRGLRLYDIKFKGERILYELSIQEAISVYGSSAPTGMSTRYMDGHFGIGRSVFQLVRGIDCPYFATFVDTHYLLDSDSSVLNKGSICIFELNTGIPLRRHFSSLGSSYYGGLANTVLVIRTIATLGNYDYVFDFMFYQNGAIESKVHATGYISTSFFTDEGLQYGHRVGPHTLGTIHTHFINYKVDMDVGGINNSLVAHDMEFEEQTVPWSTEYHLQQTKLTKKVLVSENQAAFLQHGPMPRYMQFASRQKNKWNHERAYRIQMVSFAGDYLPERSAVHNSMSWAKYKLAVTKHKEDEQISSSIYNQNDPWSPTVQFSKFIDNENIQDEDLVAWITTGFLHIPHAEDIPNTVTAGNGVGFYLRPYNYFNEDPSVFSEDAVYFESHEDLTSCSVNPLACLSQTASCAPKTPPFTYNGFDNKYIIL; translated from the exons ATGAATGCTAAGATAGTCACCCTGCTTATGGTCCTGGCACTTGCCACCATTGCAGCTTTGCTTTGTGTTCTTTTTCTTGGACCTAAAATAAAATCCTGCAGTTCTGGAAATCAGAAAACATCAGTTTTGAAACACGATGACCAGAGCTTGGTGTTTGCAGACCTAACACCTGAAGAAATTGCCCATGTTGTTGAGTACCTCAAGAAGACTATCAATGAGAATCTGGTGGACATCTCCAATGCTAAACCTTCCTCcaactgtatatattctgtggaaCTACTGCCTCCCCGGAAGCAGGATGCCTTGTTGTACCTGGATAAAGGAGGACCTAAGCCCAGGAGAGAAGCAATGGCTGTGGTATATTTTGGAAGTCATTCTGAACCTGAAATTAAGGAGTATGTTGTGGGACCACTTCCAAATCCTACTTATAAGAATGATGTTACCCTTCAGAGGTATAAAAGCAAACTCCCTTATCACCGTAGACCCGTCATTGGCAGTGAATACAGTCAGATTCGACAATACTTTATGCTTAAAGAGTTCCCCAAGGCAAAAAGTTTTCTTAAGGAAGTTTTGGACTATAATGAGTCAGACAATGAATTCTTCGCTGCTTTGACCAGTGCTCCAAGAGGCTTCGCATCtggagaaaggaaaacctggttTGGTATCTTTTATAACACTAAGGGCAGTGGATATTTCCTTCATCCAACTGGGTTAGAATTTCTGCTGAACCATAAAAGCCTTGACTGGGATAAGTGGAATGTTCACAAGGTGTTTTATAACGGTGAGTACTTTGAGAACTTGTCTGACTTGGAAGAAAAGTATAAGAAGGGACAATTGAAGGTGGTGAAGAtgaaaaagccacaaaaaaaggATGACATCGCTTCTCTGGATCCCCCAAAAAGTTCAGTCTCTGATATCCCTCTGCAATATGAACCACAAGGTGTCCGATACAGCGTCAAGAATAACCAAGTCTTATTCCAACACTGGAGGTTTGCGTTTGGAGTCAATGTGAACAGAGGACTCAGGTTATATGATATCAAGTTCAAAGGGGAAAGAATATTGTATGAGCTTAGCATCCAAGAAGCGATATCTGTGTATGGGTCCAGCGCTCCCACTGGAATGTCAACCAGGTACATGGATGGGCACTTTGGCATTGGTCGTTCTGTCTTCCAGTTGGTCCGTGGCATTGACTGTCCTTATTTTGCTACATTCGTGGACACCCATTACTTGCTTGACTCAGACAGTTCAGTTCTTAACAAGGGATCCATTTGCATATTTGAACTCAACACCGGCATTCCTTTAAGACGACACTTCTCAAGTCTTGGttcttcctactatggtggtttGGCCAACACAGTTTTGGTTATAAGAACCATTGCCACCCTTGGAAATTATGATTATGTGTTTGACTTCATGTTCTACCAGAATGGGGCAATTGAGTCAAAAGTTCATGCAACGGGATATATAAGTACATCTTTCTTTACGGATGAAGGACTTCAATATGGACATAGAGTGGGGCCTCATACTCTGGGGACCATTCATACACATTTTATAAACTATAAGGTGGACATGGATGTTGGAG GAATAAATAATTCTCTGGTTGCCCATGACATGGAGTTTGAAGAGCAGACTGTTCCCTGGAGTACAGAATATCACTTGCAGCAAACTAAACTCACCAAGAAGGTTCTGGTGTCTGAGAACCAGGCAGCGTTTCTGCAGCATGGCCCGATGCCCCGCTACATGCAGTTTGCCAGCAGGCAGAAGAATAAGTGGAATCATGAACGTGCCTATAGGATCCAGATGGTCAGCTTTGCAGGAGACTATCTTCCAGAGAGGAGCGCTGTCCACAACTCCATGAGCTGGGCTAA GTATAAACTGGCTGTAACCAAACACAAAGAGGATGAGCAGATAAGCAGCAGCATCTATAACCAAAATGACCCATGGTCTCCAACAGTTCAATTCTCAAAATTTATTGACAATGAAAATATTCAAGATGAG GACTTGGTGGCTTGGATTACAACTGGTTTCCTGCACATTCCTCATGCAGAGGACATCCCCAACACAGTTACAGCAGGAAATGGAGTGGGCTTCTACCTCAGACCTTACAACTACTTCAATGAGGACCCGTCAGTCTTTTCAGAAGATGCTGTATATTTCGAGTCTCATGAAGACCTCACTTCATGTAGTGTCAATCCTTTAGCCTGTTTATCCCAAACCGCTTCATGTGCTCCTAAAACTCCTCCATTTACATACAATGGGTTTGATAACAAATACATTATACTCTAG
- the LOC140065967 gene encoding posterior protein-like, with protein sequence MELVQKFVKKYASARYQSCADGSLEEQYKELMMQCKAHNKKLDRKVLSKRGKKERLGNEIMMLIKMKELAEVKEVNWYIQRLQCKESIDRISDSVIEISAKTTSEMDNLQAKVDELSLRNHELDKQLHECRLSSVSTERHIKSLEREIHQRDVLITSLKGQLSESMAQLCKQEEQIGSLQLQNQTCHKAADVCIVTPGGDEHNLIPADKSPTLTIQDRLHLCQVIGEWDTNESPIIVSNKFEAVVKQYNLCNKDAWSLLRAWLPGPLAAQLSSTHMGDDDSGVDLRRKELQRIMGGRDIRGENTLRRYRFRTGDDPLIFCNKYLTLFRSVYNCPDMSQDDSDFLFSMANQCNVNYTTKVALRNATSLENFINILRDWCEESNNRDEPSGNLSTEYRARRTRYVRYCYGCGRPGHIKRFCNVNNANHETHYNSLHAEIDAIEPETNQSTVITETCNKVVG encoded by the exons ATGGAACTTGTTCAAAAGTTTGTGAAAAAGTATGCCTCTGCTAGATACCAGTCATGTGCAGATGGTTCACTAGAGGAGCAATATAAGGAGCTGATGATGCAGTGTAAGGCCCATAATAAGAAGTTAGATAGGAAAGTGCTCAGTAAGAGAGGGAAGAAAGAAAGGTTGGGCAATGAAATTATGATGTTAATTAAGATGAAAGAATTGGCTGAGGTAAAGGAAGTAAATTGGTACATACAAAGGCTCCAATGTAAGGAAAGTATAGACAGAATCAGTGACTCTGTGATTGAAATTTCAGCAAAAACAACTAGTGAGATGGATAATCTACAAGCAAAGGTGGATGAGCTGTCTTTAAGAAATCATGAGTTGGATAAGCAGCTCCATGAGTGTAGATTGAGTTCTGTATCTACTGAAAGGCATATAAAGTCCTTAGAGAGGGAGATCCATCAGAGGGACGTGTTAATTACCTCACTAAAGGGTCAGTTGTCTGAATCAATGGCCCAACTGTGtaaacaagaagagcagatcgggTCCCTCCAATTGCAAAACCAGACCTGCcataaagcagcagatgtctgtatTGTCACACCCGGGGGTGATGAACACAATCTAATACCTGCAGATAAGTCTCCAACACTCACCATCCAGGATAGACTACATCTGTGTCAGGTCATTGGAGAATGGGATACAAATGAATCACCAATAATTGTATCCAATAAATTTGAAGCTGTGGTGAAGCAATACAACTTATGTAATAAGGATGCCTGGTCTCTGCTCCGAGCATGGCTTCCTGGGCCTCTAGCCGCACAattgtcatctacacacatgggaGATGATGATAGTGGTGTGGACTTAAGAAGGAAGGAACTGCAGCGTATCATGGGAGGGAGAGACATAAGGGGTGAGAATACCCTGAGAAGATATAGGTTCAGGACAGGTGATGACCCCCTTATCTTCTGTAACAAGTATCTGACCTTATTTAGGAGTGTTTACAACTGTCCGGATATGTCTCAGGATGACTCTGATTTCCTCTTTTCAATGGCAAATCAGTGTAATGTGAATTACACCACAAAGGTTGCCCTTAGAAATGCCACATCCCTAGAGAACTTTATTAATATACTCAGGGACTGGTGTGAGGAGTCTAACAATAGGGATGAACCATCAGGAAATCTATCTACAGAGTACAGAGCTAGGAGGACGAGATATGTCAGGTATTGCTATGGATGTGGGAGGCCAGGACATATTAAACGTTTCTGTAATGTAAATAATGCAAACCATGAGACACATTATAATTCATTGCATGCAGAAATTGATGCCATTGAGCCTGAGACCAACCAGAGCACAGTGATCAcggagacat gCAACAAGGTGGTTGGCTGA